GTTGCATTTGGAAGGTCACGTGGCCCTAAAAATTGCAAGGCCTGCAACAGAGAGATTGAAAAAAAGATTTTAGAATTTTCTCTTAAGAATGATCCAAAAATCTTAGAGTATGAATGTGAATGTAAGGAAGTATGGGAAGAAGAATTGTTGAAGTTTTGATCTGGCCCTAATTTTAAGGCCAATCATAATGTCAAAAATTTCGGGATCATCCTCTAGCTTACTCCATTCATTTTTACATCGCTTACAATGGTATCTTGGGGCTTCTGGTTCTATCTTGCAACTCCCTAGTATGTAATCTCCTTTCTGGGAACCATCTAAAAGTCCATGACTAGGAATACCATATATAATGAGAACAGTTTTTTCGGATCTACATTCGGGGCACTTTGGGGCTTTTTTAATCATTTTACCCAATAATTTTAATAAGTTTAAAAAATATAATGTTTAGATCGCAAAAAGAGGAGTATTAATGCATGAGTTGAGGGATACTTTTCTCGGTAAATTGGGGGTTTTAGAATACAGATACTCTAAGATTATCGTAATTGCAATGTTAGTTTTGACTTTATTTTTTGGTTCTCAATCACTGAATCTTCGTTTTGAATCGAACATGATGAAAGAGATCCCTCAAAATTTTGATGTTGTAAAAACTCAAGAGTTAATTACAAATGAGTTTGGTGCAGAAGAGGCCATAATAATTCTTTTAGAAACTAATCTTGATGAAGTTTCAGATATCAGAAACAAAAAATCCTTAGAAAGTATCTACAGACTGGAGCAAAGATTAAAATCTAGACCTGAAATTTTAGATGCTGTAGGTCCGGGTTCTATTTACTATTCATTATTCGGAGGAATTCCAGATAATGAAATTTATCTAAAAGACGCAGCAGAAAAAATGCCACAACTGATATCAAGCGATTATTCTGCAGCTATTGTATTGGTGAAGACCACAAGTTTTGTTTATGATCAATCAAGCATTAATTCAATAATTAAAATAGTCGAAGAAGAAGTAGAAAAGGAAGAACTATATGGATTAAATTATGAGATTACTGGAACACCAATTCTAATTAAAACTTTACTTGAAATTTTGCAAGAAGATATAATAAAAACTGTTCTTTTTGCATTGTTAATCATACTAATATTATTAACTTTGATTTTTCATGTTAAATCATTTTTAGTTATTGCGCCTCCCGTTCTTGGAATGATTTGGACTACGGGGCAACTATCTATGATGGGGGTGCCTATAAGTATGGCCACTGGAACATTTGGTGCAATTATTATCGGGCTTGGAACAGAGTATGGAATATTTATGATGTCAAGGTACAGGGAAGAAGCAAAAAAAGGGGCGCCTAATGAAACAAGGGTAATCGCGATGATTGCAGGTGTTGGAAAAGGTACTATTGGGTCAAGCACGACTACCATTGCAGGGTTTGTTGCCTTAACTTTTTCTTCTATGCCTTCAGTTGTGCATCTTGGTCAGACTCTTTCGTTAGGTATAATTAACTGCTTGATAGGCGCGTTTTTCTTTTTGCCTTGTTTAATGTCCTTAAAAGAATGGACTGTAAGTGGAATTGAAATAAAGAATAAAAAATTAGAAAAGAAAATTGGAAAGTTTTCTGAGTTGCAGGCCAGAAAACCGAAATCTTTCCTCCTAGTGGGCATTGTTTTGACCCTATTACTTGCATCAGGTATGAGTTACATAAAAGTTGTAGAGGAAACGGAGGAGAGTTCTCTACCAGAAAATTCACAAG
The Methanofastidiosum sp. DNA segment above includes these coding regions:
- a CDS encoding MMPL family transporter; this encodes MHELRDTFLGKLGVLEYRYSKIIVIAMLVLTLFFGSQSLNLRFESNMMKEIPQNFDVVKTQELITNEFGAEEAIIILLETNLDEVSDIRNKKSLESIYRLEQRLKSRPEILDAVGPGSIYYSLFGGIPDNEIYLKDAAEKMPQLISSDYSAAIVLVKTTSFVYDQSSINSIIKIVEEEVEKEELYGLNYEITGTPILIKTLLEILQEDIIKTVLFALLIILILLTLIFHVKSFLVIAPPVLGMIWTTGQLSMMGVPISMATGTFGAIIIGLGTEYGIFMMSRYREEAKKGAPNETRVIAMIAGVGKGTIGSSTTTIAGFVALTFSSMPSVVHLGQTLSLGIINCLIGAFFFLPCLMSLKEWTVSGIEIKNKKLEKKIGKFSELQARKPKSFLLVGIVLTLLLASGMSYIKVVEETEESSLPENSQVMKVFNTLQDKFQRYDSMLVLIESENVLSPNLLKEVYSLNNQLINIYNVEGSSFNLDIKDIYLPKEDLKRRLEVSDSLEYLILRLDVSKGADQLQLYDDIKNVLTMTPLSVQPGGTISMIRELTDIIMPELSKLSTLGLIGILACVMLTFMSVRYGVIPLLAVGVGIMWMMGIAGFMGTTMDSGLVGILSIMAGIGIDFAIQTINRFRLERSPVMVERIVNTVQGIFEPVILSSVVAGFGFMAILAATLNFLDVLGKLLFVGVFSCAAITLLFYLHF